In Pseudonocardia sp. C8, one genomic interval encodes:
- a CDS encoding STAS domain-containing protein, which yields MSSETPTGLGDEQGPDIGEVVRFEVVGHGGGAVVVHVHGEIDTMTAPVLSERLAGQIPSAELLVVDLSRVTFLGSAGLAALVETKEKVEGAGSRLRLVCGSHAVTRALEATNLMSLFDVADGVPEALRTA from the coding sequence ATGAGCAGTGAGACGCCCACCGGTCTGGGGGACGAGCAGGGCCCCGACATCGGCGAGGTCGTCCGCTTCGAGGTGGTCGGGCACGGGGGCGGCGCCGTCGTCGTCCACGTGCACGGCGAGATCGACACGATGACCGCGCCGGTGCTCAGCGAGCGCCTGGCCGGGCAGATCCCGTCCGCGGAGCTGCTGGTGGTCGACCTGTCCCGGGTGACGTTCCTCGGATCGGCCGGGCTGGCCGCGCTGGTCGAGACGAAGGAGAAGGTGGAGGGCGCCGGCAGCCGGCTGCGGCTGGTGTGCGGCTCGCACGCGGTGACCCGAGCCCTGGAGGCGACCAACCTGATGTCCCTGTTCGACGTGGCCGATGGCGTGCCGGAGGCGCTCCGGACGGCCTGA
- a CDS encoding thioesterase family protein — protein MSAEQPARFQVRIGVRSYEEDVNGHVNHAVYHQYAEHARMEHFRAAGLAQAVLEKHGLTVVLLSTTVHFRAELRAGEQVEVDSAMEFTDRKPFTMRHRIVRVANGDGVPAQDLAAEAECTMGVLDIASRRLVADPYHRLVAAAPHPEVLGPGPA, from the coding sequence ATGAGCGCTGAGCAGCCCGCGCGGTTCCAGGTCCGGATCGGCGTCCGCAGCTACGAGGAGGACGTGAACGGGCACGTCAACCACGCCGTCTACCACCAGTACGCCGAGCACGCCCGGATGGAGCACTTCCGGGCGGCGGGGCTGGCCCAGGCCGTGCTGGAGAAGCACGGGCTCACGGTCGTGCTGCTCTCGACGACCGTCCACTTCCGGGCCGAGCTCCGCGCCGGCGAGCAGGTGGAGGTCGACTCCGCGATGGAGTTCACCGACCGGAAGCCCTTCACCATGCGGCACCGGATCGTCCGGGTGGCGAACGGTGACGGCGTCCCGGCGCAGGATCTGGCCGCCGAGGCCGAGTGCACCATGGGCGTCCTCGACATCGCCTCCCGGCGGCTGGTCGCCGACCCGTACCACCGCCTGGTGGCGGCGGCGCCGCACCCGGAGGTCCTGGGTCCGGGGCCGGCCTGA
- a CDS encoding glycosyltransferase family 2 protein has product MSGTSATADRATWVGELDRLAPLRELRVGPGFHAARLLVTVGGTPQGQIAVPLRNGRATVADLEAALTTLGPPEEVTPAPVATDPITVVIATRNRPESLARCLRAVLASDHPALSVIVVDNDPEDERTRDAVTATGSPRVRYVREPRRGASVGRNRGLAEARTEIVAFTDDDTEVDPAWASRLSGAFAADPELACVSGPVLAARLRSPEERAADVALAWNKGFTARRFSLAQPPDDSPIFPFAPGLFGIGANLAVRAVAARSAGGFDEAMGPGTPTHGGEDCEFLVRMILAGHVLGYAPGAYLWHHHRPDQDALRRQMEGYAVGLGSFLAKVALSPRGRSAALRRLPAALARLRYIAAREAGAGDAVPADADQARTRGLLTGPRAYLRSRRAVRRAGGAVPPLVGRDRPVVPGHHTATGTGRAHPADRDDPAVPV; this is encoded by the coding sequence ATGTCTGGGACGTCTGCGACCGCCGACCGCGCCACCTGGGTGGGCGAGCTGGACCGGCTCGCGCCGTTGCGCGAGCTGCGGGTCGGCCCCGGCTTCCACGCGGCCCGCCTGCTGGTGACGGTCGGCGGCACCCCGCAGGGCCAGATCGCGGTGCCGCTGCGGAACGGCCGCGCGACCGTCGCCGACCTCGAGGCCGCCCTGACCACGCTTGGCCCGCCCGAGGAGGTGACACCGGCGCCGGTCGCGACCGACCCGATCACCGTGGTGATCGCGACCCGGAACCGCCCCGAGTCCCTCGCCCGCTGCCTGCGTGCGGTGCTGGCGTCGGACCACCCGGCGCTGTCGGTGATCGTCGTGGACAACGACCCGGAGGACGAGCGCACCCGCGACGCGGTCACCGCGACCGGGTCGCCGCGGGTCCGCTACGTCCGCGAGCCGCGCCGCGGCGCCTCCGTCGGCCGCAACCGAGGACTCGCCGAGGCGCGCACCGAGATCGTCGCCTTCACCGACGACGACACCGAGGTCGACCCGGCGTGGGCGTCCCGGCTGTCCGGGGCGTTCGCCGCCGACCCGGAGCTCGCCTGCGTGTCCGGACCCGTCCTCGCGGCCCGGCTCCGCTCACCCGAGGAGCGCGCCGCCGACGTCGCGCTGGCCTGGAACAAGGGCTTCACCGCCCGCCGGTTCTCGCTCGCGCAGCCCCCGGACGACTCGCCGATCTTCCCGTTCGCGCCCGGCTTGTTCGGCATCGGCGCCAACCTCGCGGTGCGGGCCGTCGCCGCCCGGTCGGCGGGCGGCTTCGACGAGGCGATGGGCCCCGGCACCCCCACCCACGGCGGGGAGGACTGCGAGTTCCTGGTCCGGATGATCCTGGCCGGGCACGTGCTCGGCTACGCCCCCGGCGCCTACCTGTGGCACCACCACCGGCCCGACCAGGACGCGCTGCGCCGGCAGATGGAGGGCTACGCGGTCGGCCTGGGCAGCTTCCTCGCCAAGGTCGCGCTGTCGCCGCGGGGCCGCTCCGCCGCGCTGCGCAGGCTCCCCGCCGCGCTGGCACGGCTGCGCTACATCGCCGCCCGGGAGGCCGGCGCCGGCGACGCGGTGCCGGCCGACGCCGACCAGGCGCGGACCCGCGGCCTGCTCACCGGACCGCGTGCCTACCTGAGGTCCCGCCGGGCGGTCCGGCGTGCCGGCGGTGCCGTGCCGCCGCTGGTGGGGCGGGACCGGCCGGTCGTGCCGGGCCACCACACCGCGACCGGCACCGGCCGCGCCCACCCGGCCGACCGCGACGACCCGGCGGTGCCGGTCTGA
- a CDS encoding competence/damage-inducible protein A encodes MSAPRPTASVLVTGSELLTGHIADTNGPFVARALGDLGFAVRRVIVVGDRPDDLRSALDHVAADDLVVTSGGLGPTADDLTAEIVAEFAGAPMAVDPALQERIHAKVSGWAARAGWDGPALDAATAKQARVPCGASVLEPVGTAPGLVVTRPGGPLVVVLPGPPRELTRMWPAALTAGPVAALLARTPRAEPVRLRFAGLPESEIAATLRAVEADLDVSGVEVTTCLRRSELEVDLHPLPGAVGVARELAGRIVAAHRRKLISDDGRSTDELLATALQDKGWTVATGESCTGGLLSARLVDRAGSSAYVAGGVVAYSDAAKTALLDVPAAMIAEHGAVSPQVARALADGARARFGADIGVGITGVAGPGGGTEAKPVGYVCFCVATADGQVVARDPYLPGGRTDVRERSVDLAMHLLLRVTGVTGPDAHR; translated from the coding sequence ATGAGCGCGCCCCGCCCCACCGCATCCGTGCTCGTCACCGGCAGCGAGCTGCTGACCGGTCACATCGCCGACACGAACGGCCCGTTCGTGGCGCGCGCCCTCGGTGACCTCGGGTTCGCGGTACGCCGGGTGATCGTGGTCGGTGACCGGCCCGACGACCTGCGCTCGGCACTGGATCACGTCGCCGCTGACGACCTCGTCGTCACCAGCGGCGGCCTCGGCCCGACCGCCGACGACCTGACCGCCGAGATCGTCGCCGAGTTCGCCGGGGCCCCGATGGCGGTCGACCCGGCGCTGCAGGAGCGGATCCACGCGAAGGTGTCCGGCTGGGCGGCCCGGGCGGGCTGGGACGGCCCGGCGCTCGACGCCGCCACCGCCAAGCAGGCCCGGGTGCCGTGCGGTGCGAGCGTGCTGGAGCCGGTCGGGACCGCGCCGGGACTCGTCGTGACGCGGCCGGGCGGGCCGCTCGTCGTCGTCCTGCCGGGGCCGCCACGCGAGCTGACCCGCATGTGGCCGGCGGCGCTGACCGCCGGGCCGGTGGCCGCGCTGCTCGCCCGCACCCCGCGGGCCGAGCCGGTCCGGCTGCGCTTCGCCGGGCTGCCCGAGTCGGAGATCGCGGCGACCCTGCGTGCGGTGGAGGCCGATCTGGACGTCTCCGGGGTCGAGGTCACGACCTGCCTGCGCCGCTCCGAGCTCGAGGTGGACCTGCACCCGCTGCCGGGCGCGGTCGGCGTCGCCCGGGAGCTGGCCGGCCGGATCGTGGCGGCGCACCGCCGCAAGCTGATCAGCGACGACGGCCGCAGCACCGACGAGCTGCTCGCCACGGCCCTGCAGGACAAGGGATGGACGGTCGCGACCGGGGAGTCGTGCACCGGCGGCCTGCTGTCCGCGCGGCTCGTCGACCGCGCCGGGTCGTCGGCCTACGTCGCCGGGGGAGTGGTCGCCTACTCCGACGCGGCCAAGACCGCGCTGCTCGACGTGCCGGCCGCGATGATCGCCGAGCACGGCGCGGTCTCGCCGCAGGTCGCCCGGGCACTGGCCGACGGTGCGCGCGCCCGCTTCGGTGCGGACATCGGCGTCGGGATCACCGGTGTCGCCGGGCCGGGCGGCGGGACCGAGGCCAAGCCGGTCGGCTACGTCTGCTTCTGCGTGGCGACCGCCGACGGCCAGGTGGTCGCCCGCGACCCGTACCTGCCCGGCGGCCGGACCGACGTCCGCGAGCGGTCGGTGGACCTGGCGATGCACCTGCTGCTGCGGGTCACCGGCGTGACGGGCCCGGACGCACACCGGTAG